One window of the Babesia microti strain RI chromosome IV, complete genome genome contains the following:
- a CDS encoding mannose-1-phosphate guanylyltransferase (overlaps_old_locusTagID:BBM_III09170), whose product MKAVVIAGGRGTRLRPLTLSVTKPLIEFCNKPILEYQIRAAIEGGVNHVILATCNISNDIKQIIENLQRKYKIKIECSIENVPLGTAGPIKLAEQIIMDPDDPSENILVFNGDIICNYPITELISAHICKDADVTILATKVENPSSFGVILHNDDMRVDKFVEKPSEFIGNLISAGMYVMNKRVIADIPLKNTSIERFLFPKIAERHRLYCYPFEGLWSDVGTPKDYLKAQELYIKLLSQTFEHENQLLHSTSFGNLFSTSDEPRLSDTDPGATLVEDLSEIKFNVIPPILIHPDAVIGKGCKIGPNVCISSNVTIGEGCRIRNSSIMSDVNIGNYCFIDGAILGWSCKLNNWTHIEGLSVFGEEVEINESLVVCGSYILPHKIISESIYQSGTIIM is encoded by the exons atgAAGGCGGTAGTTATTGCTGGAGGGCGCGGAACAAGACTCCGACCGCTAACATTATCTGTCACCAAACCATTGATCgaattttgcaataaaCCCATACTTGAATATCAAATAAGGGCGGCTATCGAG GGCGGAGTGAACCATGTAATATTAGCCACGTGCAACATCTCCAATGATATCAAACAAatcattgaaaatttgcaacgaaaa tatAAGATAAAGATTGAATGCTCTATTGAGAATGTGCCCTTAGGCACTGCAGGACCTATTAAACTTGCAgaacaaataataatggaTCCAGATGATCCAagtgaaaatatattagtttttaaTGGTGAtatcatttgtaattatccAATAACCGAACTTATATCTGCTCACATATGTAAGGATGCGGatgttacaattttg GCCACTAAAGTTGAGAATCCATCATCTTTCGGCGTTATCTTGCACAATGATGACATGagagttgataaatttgtggaGAAGCCCAGTGAATTTATCGGTAATTTAATCAGTGCTG GAATGTATGTTATGAATAAAAGAGTAATTGCTGATATTCCCCTAAAAAATACTTCTATAGAAAGATTTCTTTTTCCAAAAATAGCTGAGAGACACAGACTATACTGTTATCCATTTGAAGGATTGTG gtCCGATGTAGGGACTCCTAAGGATTATTTGAAGGCTCAagaattgtatattaagTTGTTATCTCAAACATTTGAACATGAAAATCAGCTTTTACACTCTACAAgctttggaaatttattttcaactAGTGATGAACCAAGATTATCTGATACTGATCCTGGTGCAACTTTAGTTGAAGATTTATCtgaaatcaaatttaatgtCATACCACCTATACTGATT CATCCAGATGCCGTGATTGGTAAGGGATGTAAAATTGGGCCGAATGTGTGTATCAGTAGTAATGTTACTATTGGGGAGGGATGTAGAATACGGAATTCATCAATCATGAGTG ATGTTAATATCGgaaattattgttttatCGATGGTGCAATTCTGGGTTGGTCTTGCAAGTTGAATAATTGG ACACATATAGAAGGTTTGTCTGTATTTGGCGAGGAGGttgaaataaatgaatCACTAGTTGTATGTGGTAGTTACATACTACCACACAAAATTATATCGGAAAGCATATACCAATCTGGCactataattatgtaa
- a CDS encoding DnaJ homolog subfamily C member 10 (overlaps_old_locusTagID:BBM_III09175), producing MDDDDKLIDEFRHNKHNNPSNKKVVKCEPKNSKNKIDLITTTKSTMVICLNMIMRNKFASASFAILFAMMFMKYQEEKHHYLSKFKSLDEKESLYSILQVPPKADFATIKSNYRKLSLKWHPDKNPGCVECHEKIKKIREAFNILSSPRLREVYDMEQGKTFDIISSNTEDIDYYNFKSVVKDSGKLWLVQIYSDVEESCKAFAPIWEDLANKFNGLLKFGRINAMRDKSTLKLLPINIKIYPTVLLFEPNGSYKIMPKYSNANLISKFLFDNFPSNVAIVSDYHAFLKKHDPRPSLLFISTLYKEPTIAIKAGEAELGGSLGVYYLYTDHESYKEIITKSGQSNLNPEFPQAYILFSPKMKKIVYSESLNNLKITKKLTKKIFSTCSKHSVLSINTANRDYLCLPENNETRFCVVTKNNVMDDVVGLSSIEEEHPIQVVIHRGSGILPSITHGMDYILDISRGRFCVLGNNRYTCNAQEGWQDELALGISDSLSWHPLPSQCRTGDKINAVWSCMEPNTIGRFLYTIFSPLRQLGIL from the exons ATGGATGATGatgacaaattaattgatgaatttagaCACAACAAACATAATAATCCATCTAATAAAAAGGTAGTCAAATG TGAACCTAAGAATTCTAAG AATAAAATAGATTTAATAACGACCACCAAGTCGACAATGGTTATATGCTTGAACATGATCATGagaaataaatttgccTCTGCCTCCTTCGCTATCTTATTTG CAATGATGTTTATGAAATATCAGGAAGAGAAGCATCACTATTTAAGCAAGTTTAAATCATTAGATGAGAAGGAATCATTGTATTCGATTCTACAGGTGCCACCAAAAGCAGATTTTGCTACCATCAAGTCTAATTATAGAAAACTATCACTCAAATG GCATCCGGATAAAAACCCGGGTTGCGTGGAATGCCACGAGAAGATCAAAAAGATTAGGGAGGCATTTAATATTCTTTCCTCACCTAGACTTAGAGAAGTGTATGATATGGAACAAGGCAAAACATTTGACATAATTTCTTCCAACACTGAAGacattgattattataatttcaagAG TGTTGTAAAAGATTCTGGCAAATTGTGGCTTGTGCAGATTTATTCTGATGTTGAAGAATCATGTAAAGCGTTTGCCCCAATATGGGAGGATTTGgccaataaatttaatggTCTACTCAAATTTGGACGTATTAATGCTATGAGAGATAAATCAACACTCAAATTACTACCTATAAACATCAAAATCTATCCCACCGTACTGTTATTTGAACCAAACGGAAGTTATAAGATTATGCCAAAATATTCTAATGCcaatttgatatcaaaGTTTTTATTTGACAACTTCCCCTCTAATGTCGCTATTGTCTCAG ATTATCatgcatttttaaaaaaacaTGACCCAAGACCTTCATTACTTTTCATATCTACATTGTATAAGGAACCTACAATAGCGATTAAAGCTGGAGAAGCAga GCTTGGCGGATCTCTTGGAGTTtactatttatatactGACCATGAGTCGTATAAGGAAATTATTACTAAAAGTGGACAATCCAACCTAAACCCAGAATTTCCTCAAGCTTATATACTATTCAGTCCTAAGATGAAGAAGATTGTTTACTCCGAGTCGCTCAATAATTTGAAGATAACGAAGAAGTTGAcaaagaaaatattttctacaTGTTCAAAACACTCAGTATTGAGTATTAACACTGCCAATCGCGATTATCTATGCCTTCCAGAAAACAATGAAACTAGATTTTGCGTCGTTACCAAGAACAATGTGATGGATGATGTAGTAGGGTTGTCATCTATTGAAGAGGAGCACCCAATACAGGTTGTTATACATAGAGGCAGCGGTATCTTGCCCAGTATAACTCATGGGATGGATTACATATTGGATATTAGTAGAGGCAGATTTTGCGTTCTGGGTAATAACAGATATACCTGCAATGCACAGGAGGGATGGCAAGATGAACTAGCACTCGGTATATCAGATTCGTTGAGTTGGCATCCTTTACCATCTCAGTGCAGGACAGGAGACAAGATAAATGCGGTTTGGTCTTGCATGGAGCCAAATACTATCGGAAGATTTTTATATACCATATTCAGTCCTTTAAGACAGTTAGGTATATTGTAa
- a CDS encoding GatB/GatE catalytic domain (overlaps_old_locusTagID:BBM_III09180), protein MCICTLIVILILPISTSQFRVNCSSPNNYPSQFIAQPVFSESDANLSQKKYVIGIEAHVQLSLPNKLFCNCTTSVIYNPLLARITDKLMNINRTTVFNDDSIDFHEYFLSNHQEFLSNHSKYNDYDNIHEKIESIPNKSICHVCTGEPGAYGRLNAYVIPMAIIAAKLLYCQNVTNEVVFHRKIYEYFDLPKQYQLSQCHIPMASNGHINVDGYGAVAIKQIHIEEDTAKRINSDNKQLDYNRSGICLLEVVTDPIDATSDQIVNVCREIQRLFKSAKLSKCEMHRGNLRFDINISSDDLNNIVEVKNLNSFERIKMAIDKVSQYGNQKIYNDKDNDNPSDKMNQLIRYAETHSPNNKIKKDVVTALWNGKDNFNVTRPKSNYFYIKDWTIYPIKLSKLIIESISQLINPSDYANTLQKLVVPFHKYPNVNPNLLSFIYKDPIIAKYFEECSCKCNPATLSTLLVQDYIRVCKANNIKPTQTKLTSEKFIQLVNLVECKKIDILQARGSIETLSLIWDGEVADIFNLRRFNLLDTHDTKLLVDEYINNSPTRLLNLVTNGHNYIRTIIYEINRMNEGIVDPKLVIDYCNKLIVNVTSGGADDVKDNVVRH, encoded by the coding sequence ATGTGTATTTGTACACTAATCGTAATCCTAATTCTACCAATATCAACGTCTCAATTTAGAGTCAATTGTAGTAGTCCAAATAATTACCCATCGCAATTTATTGCACAGCCTGTATTTTCTGAGTCTGATGCcaatttatcgcaaaaaaaGTATGTCATTGGCATTGAAGCGCATGTGCAATTATCTCttccaaataaattgttttgtaATTGCACAACAagtgttatttataacCCACTTTTAGCTCGAATTACAGATaaattgatgaatattAATCGCACAACGGTCTTTAATGATGATTCGATCGACTTCCATGAATATTTCTTAAGTAATCATCAAGAGTTTCTATCTAACCATtccaaatataatgattatgataatattcatgaaaaaattgaatcAATACCTAACAAAAGTATTTGTCACGTTTGCACTGGAGAACCTGGAGCTTACGGCCGTCTCAATGCCTATGTTATACCAATGGCCATAATTGCTGCTAAACTCTtatattgtcaaaatgTGACTAATGAAGTGGTATTTCACAGGAAGATTTATGAATACTTTGATTTACCAAAGCAATACCAACTTTCGCAATGTCATATTCCTATGGCTAGTAATGGTCACATAAATGTCGACGGTTATGGAGCAGTGGCTATTAAACAGATTCACATAGAAGAAGATACTGCGAAACGAATTAATTCCGATAATAAACAACTAGACTACAATCGAAGTGGCATTTGCTTGCTGGAAGTTGTTACGGATCCCATAGATGCTACTTCAGACCAAATTGTTAACGTGTGTAGGGAAATTCAACGATTATTTAAGTCTGCAAAGTTGAGCAAATGTGAAATGCATAGGGGTAATTTGCgttttgatataaatatatcatcagatgatttgaataatattgttgaggttaaaaatttaaatagtttTGAGAGAATCAAGATGGCAATAGATAAAGTATCACAATATGGTAATCagaaaatttacaatgaTAAAGACAATGATAATCCATCTGATAAGATGAATCAGTTGATACGCTATGCTGAAACTCACTCTCcaaacaataaaattaaaaaagaTGTCGTGACTGCGTTGTGGAATGGCAAAGACAATTTCAATGTTACCAGGCCCAAGTCAAATTACTTTTATATTAAAGATTGGACCATCTACCCTATTAAACTTAGTAAGTTGATAATTGAATCAATTTCACAGCTCATAAACCCCAGTGATTATGCTAATACGTTACAAAAACTAGTTGTACCTTTTCATAAATATCCCAATGTTAACCCCAATCTtctatcatttatatacaaagaTCCTATAATAGCCAAATATTTTGAGGAATGTAGTTGTAAATGCAATCCAGCAACACTATCAACTTTGTTAGTGCAAGACTACATAAGGGTTTGCAAAGCAAACAACATCAAACCTACACAGACCAAGTTGACTAGtgaaaaatttattcaattagTTAACTTGGTTGAATGTAAAAAGATAGATATTTTACAAGCTAGGGGATCAATAGAGACACTTTCATTGATATGGGATGGAGAAGTTGCTGATATATTCAATCTACGACGATTTAACCTGCTAGATACACACGACACTAAACTACTCGTGGACGAATACATAAACAATTCGCCTACAAGGTTACTAAACCTGGTAACTAATGGTCACAACTATATCCGGACAATTATTTACGAAATTAATCGCATGAACGAAGGAATTGTCGATCCAAAATTGGTGATTGATTACTGCAATAAACTGATAGTCAATGTTACAAGTGGCGGAGCTGACGATGTAAAAGATAATGTAGTTAGAcactaa
- a CDS encoding hypothetical protein (overlaps_old_locusTagID:BBM_III09185) — protein MNETNDDSWVYNECSDQCTDVLIRKIEISKNFTLNNLSFTLQLLSTYDVYLEARKLVSMVSRCSIVHNERFINELLKSKLFYPIAIKLSDSDTSSCMKGECIIGYFEIYLMPHLGRAFDGRIERMIVHPQYRNIGVCQKMMASAIELCKNNLMCNRIDLYAENEIAKYIYTKFGFSQVHTNVYRLSLI, from the coding sequence atgaatGAAACTAATGATGACAGCTGGGTTTATAACGAGTGTAGTGATCAATGTACAGATGTTTTGATTAggaaaattgaaatatcaaaaaatttcaccCTTAATAACCTCTCATTCACATTACAACTTTTGTCTACATATGATGTTTATTTGGAAGCAAGAAAGCTAGTCTCTATGGTTTCAAGGTGCTCAATTGTTCATAATGAACGATTTATCAATGAATTGCTTAAATCTAAATTGTTTTACCCAATCgcaattaaattatcgGATAGTGATACAAGTAGTTGTATGAAAGGGGAGTGTATCATTGGATACTTCGAAATATACTTGATGCCTCACCTTGGAAGGGCATTTGACGGAAGAATTGAAAGGATGATAGTACACCCTCAATATCGAAATATAGGAGTATGCCAAAAAATGATGGCGTCAGCAATAGAATTATGTAAGAATAATTTAATGTGTAACCGTATTGATTTATATGctgaaaatgaaatagccaaatatatttatacaaaattcgGATTCTCTCAAGTACACACCAACGTGTATCGCCTGTCGCTGATATAG
- a CDS encoding EGF-like membrane protein, putative (overlaps_old_locusTagID:BBM_III09190) — MNVCKNYKLNLFLVICTSPFCNCEECPSDHLCKGRCELVGNFKICICNPGETNWDCKLDLDLCNRDCVIGGTDNQCTKLLCNKGTCNNTLTYPFYSCNCGPFYTGQNCQIENNPCILSNANPCSNGRCEFIHGINKVNCHCNPGWKARDSETNYTIDWGSAKVIIDPPCSEQVFYGISKIAPRLSQGNRVIWHIVFGILSLIFIWQFYMLCINIATIKSDRSKSDSALTTATTVE, encoded by the exons ATGAAtgtatgtaaaaattacaagttaaatttgtttctaGTTATTTGTACATCTCCATTTTGCAATTGCGAAGAGTGTCCCAGTGATCACCTTTGCAAAGGAAGGTGTGAGTTAGTgggaaattttaaaatttgcatTTGTAATCCGGGAGAGACAAATTGGGATTGTAAGTTAGATCTTGATCTTTGCAACAGAGATTGTGTCATTGGAGGCACAGATAACCAGTGTACGAAGTTGCTGTGTAATAAGGGTACTTGTAATAACACTTTAACATACCCATTTTACAGTTGCAACTGCGGCCCATTTTATACTGGacaaaattgtcaaatcgAGAATAATCCTTGTATACTAAGTAATGCCAACCCCTGTAGTAATGGAAGGTGCGAGTTTATCCACGGAATAAACAAGGTTAACTGTCACTGCAATCCGGGGTGGAAAGCTAGAGATTCTGAaacaaattacacaataGATTGGGGGAGTGCCAAGGTTATAATTGATCCCCCTTGCAGTGAACAAGTATTTTATGGGATTTCTAAAATAGCGCCTCGTTTATCACAAg GAAATCGCGTGATTTGGCATATAGTATTTGGTATACTTTCtttaattttcatttggcaattttacatGTTATGCATTAATATTGCGACGATTAAATCAGATCGATCTAAATCAGATAGCGCACTAACTACTGCCACAACTGTTGAATGA
- a CDS encoding hypothetical protein (overlaps_old_locusTagID:BBM_III09195) produces MDNEDNRVLKRRGRPKKSHSNEELIAPEFCKPFKLLKMCVLDNKNHNIRPWWIAEFDGPIDFKILTTSIRHWKVLHIDNYCPQYDVEVTVPRSRGRPKGSVSKRRVLEDIDSFESSEKADGND; encoded by the coding sequence ATGGATAATGAGGATAATCGAGTATTGAAACGGCGGGGCAGACCAAAGAAGTCTCATTCAAATGAAGAGCTAATAGCTCCCGAATTTTGCAAGCCATTTAAGCTCCTAAAAATGTGTGTTTTGGACAATAAAAACCACAATATTCGTCCCTGGTGGATAGCTGAATTTGATGGGCCAATCGACTTCAAAATACTGACTACATCTATTCGTCACTGGAAGGTATTGCACATTGACAATTATTGTCCACAATATGATGTAGAAGTTACTGTACCCCGTTCTAGGGGCAGACCCAAGGGTAGCGTATCTAAAAGGAGAGTTTTAGAAGATATTGATAGTTTTGAGAGCAGCGAGAAGGCGGATGGAAATGATTAG
- a CDS encoding Ferredoxin--NADP reductase chloroplastic (overlaps_old_locusTagID:BBM_III09200): MPYTLLLVFNLLFVTRGANSFYSKPRVVQDKITRYTRYTRKNPLKCKVKNIQMIGRYDDSCEFYHVTLSHQQPFPYYEGQYCTVIPPADPLTCKRFAPRPYSIANSTTSPTITAQSDSALDLDNNIELCIRKFINPETNAPGLCSNYLINSKLGDTINVAGPFGKLNIRDFLSEPIHTNDPTDDRAKHDQICSSHSISNTHKVNIILVATGTGIAPFRSFYKYLFRSIDSQSLDLFNKLLLIYGVKNEDCLLYRDELEHLQRNFPGKFNLLKAFSRTSDKRYVQDVIVDNRDFIKSFVDKNSKVFVCGAKAIVTPIKHALQKVTDIDVYNQIANNMTIEVY; encoded by the coding sequence ATGCCATATACACTCCTACTAGTATTTAATCTACTTTTTGTAACACGGGGTGCTAACTCATTCTATTCTAAGCCACGTGTTGTTCaagataaaattactaGATACACTAGGTACACTAGGAAAAATCCATTAAAGTGCAAAGTGAAAAACATTCAAATGATCGGCAGATATGATGATTCTTGCGAGTTCTATCACGTCACGCTATCACATCAACAACCTTTTCCCTACTACGAGGGCCAATACTGCACTGTAATACCCCCGGCTGACCCTTTGACCTGCAAAAGATTTGCTCCTAGGCCCTATTCCATTGCTAACAGCACAACATCCCCTACAATTACTGCTCAATCTGATTCTGCCCTTGATCTTGATAATAACATCGAATTATGCATTAggaaatttatcaatcCCGAGACCAATGCGCCGGGATTATGTTCAAATTATCTCATTAATTCAAAACTCGGTGACACGATCAATGTTGCTGGGCCTTTTGGCAAGTTAAATATTAGAGACTTTTTATCAGAACCAATTCATACAAACGACCCTACCGACGATCGCGCTAAACACGACCAAATTTGTTCTAGTCACAGTATTTCTAACACGCATAAGGTCAACATAATTCTTGTGGCAACTGGTACAGGAATTGCCCCTTTTAGGTCATTTTACAAGTATCTATTTCGATCAATAGATTCACAGTCTCTTGACCTCTTCAACAAATTGCTGCTGATATACGGCGTCAAAAATGAAGATTGCCTGCTATATAGGGATGAATTAGAACACTTGCAGAGAAATTTTCCTGGAAAATTTAACCTTCTAAAGGCCTTTTCTCGTACATCTGATAAGAGATACGTACAAGATGTCATCGTAGATAATCGAGATTTCATCAAATCATTCGTAGATAAGAATAGTAAAGTATTCGTTTGTGGAGCCAAAGCCATAGTAACGCCAATTAAACACGCACTGCAAAAAGTTACCGATATAGATGTCTATAATCAAATCGCAAACAACATGACTATTGAAGTGTACTAA
- a CDS encoding POP4, RPP29, ribonuclease P protein subunit POP4 (overlaps_old_locusTagID:BBM_III09205) produces MSEKNVIYRHVNECKSQFDCIQVFSNLADESVDKWKARIDSRILQLVCPKSQARAVNTDANFGNETTRKMKYLKLGAGKLAKMGLLKAPRYVAPDHSNALHSLWVQYINDALCGSKSDADILKRLFFADLHGAKLSVYQSSCPNYVNLKGIVVHDSNMTFRLAGEDGKVRTILKSPCVFELEISGQKYHLHGRSLQGPPLARSKLKPKPKSTVEL; encoded by the exons ATGAGTGAGAAAAATGTGATATACCGACACGTGAACGAGTGCAAATCTCAATTCGATTGCATCCAAGTTTTTTCC AATTTGGCCGACGAGAGCGTGGACAAATGGAAAGCACGTATAGACTCAAGGATTCTGCAACTGGTCTGCCCAAAGTCACAAGCTAGGGCTGTAAATACAGATGCAAATTTTGGCAATGAAACGACTAGAAAGATGAAATACCTAAAACTGGGCGCAGGCAAGCTCGCCAAAATGGGTCTACTAAAGGCGCCAAGGTACGTGGCGCCGGACCATTCCAACGCCTTGCATAGCCTGTGGGTCCAATATATCAACGATGCACTATGTGGAAGCAAATCAGACGCGGACATTCTCAAGCGATTATTTTTTGCCGATTTACACGGGGCAAAACTGAGCGTATACCAAAGTTCATGCCCAAATTACGTAAATTTGAAGGGTATTGTTGTACACGATAGCAACATGACCTTCAGACTGGCGGGGGAGGACGGGAAGGTGAGAACAATCCTCAAATCTCCCTGTGTCTTTGAGCTAGAAATTAGTGgccaaaaatatcatttgcaCGGCCGATCTCTCCAGGGCCCCCCCCTAGCCAGGTCCAAATTGAAGCCCAAGCCCAAATCGACTGTTGAATTGTAG